A stretch of Aerococcaceae bacterium zg-252 DNA encodes these proteins:
- a CDS encoding cysteine desulfurase: MAFTTEATLKGFNRTFSVSPECRPYTLRDNGFTETKGGNFQYKRKLDTEHRNGLILKVTVKKDLKTLKISTVTNNELSAVDVTKLENNAMILEKINFIFDGFVDRNVMIEK; this comes from the coding sequence ATGGCATTCACAACAGAAGCAACTTTAAAAGGATTTAATCGTACATTTAGCGTCAGCCCAGAATGTAGACCTTATACACTACGTGATAATGGATTTACCGAAACAAAAGGTGGCAACTTCCAATATAAACGTAAATTAGATACTGAACATCGAAATGGATTAATTTTAAAAGTAACGGTTAAAAAAGATTTGAAAACTTTAAAAATTTCAACGGTTACCAATAATGAATTATCAGCAGTAGATGTAACAAAACTAGAAAATAATGCAATGATTTTAGAAAAAATCAATTTTATTTTTGACGGATTTGTAGACCGAAATGTCATGATTGAAAAATAA
- the mnmA gene encoding tRNA 2-thiouridine(34) synthase MnmA, translating to MNHWRKRLACEKRTKEVFEVESFQLVGTRIGGHKLVETKKPRVVVGMSGGVDSSVAALLLKEQGYDVIGLFMKNWDDTDDAGFCTAEEDYADVVKVCEQIGIPYYSVNFEKEYWDRVFEYFLREYRLGRTPNPDVMCNKEIKFKAFLDYAMDLGADYVAMGHYARAQRDENGTVHLLRGKDERKDQTYFLSQLSQEQLSRALFPLGDMEKPEVRKIAEEAGLATAKKKDSTGVCFIGERDFNEFLSNYLPNKPGKMITLDGKVMGEHMGLMYYTIGQRQGLGIGGTAGTTNDPWFVIGKDMTTQTLYVGQGYHHPNLYSEYLEASDIHFTQSNWSEKEFECTAKFRYRQQDTKVKVTLDETGTKATVVFAEPVRAITPGQAVVFYRDEECLGGGIIDAAYMNGEKRQYV from the coding sequence ATGAACCACTGGAGAAAACGACTGGCGTGCGAGAAACGTACGAAAGAAGTTTTTGAAGTGGAGTCATTTCAGCTCGTTGGAACCAGAATAGGAGGTCATAAGTTGGTAGAAACAAAAAAACCACGTGTGGTAGTCGGAATGAGTGGTGGTGTGGATTCATCAGTAGCTGCACTATTATTGAAAGAACAGGGCTATGATGTCATTGGACTGTTCATGAAAAATTGGGACGACACCGATGATGCAGGTTTTTGTACAGCAGAAGAAGATTATGCAGATGTGGTAAAAGTATGTGAACAAATCGGAATTCCTTATTATTCAGTGAATTTTGAAAAAGAATATTGGGATCGTGTATTTGAATATTTTTTACGAGAGTATCGTTTAGGACGCACACCGAATCCAGATGTGATGTGTAATAAAGAAATTAAGTTTAAGGCATTTTTAGATTATGCAATGGATTTAGGGGCTGATTATGTCGCAATGGGGCATTATGCACGTGCGCAGCGTGATGAAAATGGCACAGTGCATTTATTGCGTGGAAAAGACGAACGTAAAGACCAAACATATTTCTTAAGTCAATTGTCACAAGAACAATTAAGTCGTGCGTTATTCCCATTAGGTGATATGGAAAAACCAGAAGTGCGTAAAATTGCAGAAGAAGCAGGTTTAGCAACGGCGAAGAAGAAAGATTCTACCGGTGTTTGTTTTATCGGAGAACGTGATTTTAATGAGTTCTTATCGAATTATTTACCGAATAAACCAGGTAAAATGATAACACTGGACGGTAAAGTAATGGGCGAGCACATGGGATTAATGTACTATACAATTGGTCAGCGTCAAGGCTTAGGTATCGGTGGAACGGCTGGCACAACAAATGACCCTTGGTTTGTAATTGGAAAAGATATGACCACGCAAACTTTATATGTAGGACAAGGCTATCATCATCCAAACTTATATTCAGAATATTTAGAGGCAAGTGATATTCATTTTACGCAAAGTAATTGGTCTGAAAAAGAGTTTGAATGTACAGCGAAATTCCGTTATCGTCAACAAGATACCAAAGTAAAAGTCACACTTGATGAAACAGGTACGAAAGCTACTGTTGTATTCGCAGAGCCGGTGAGAGCCATTACACCAGGGCAAGCAGTCGTCTTTTATCGTGATGAAGAATGTCTAGGTGGCGGTATCATTGATGCTGCTTATATGAATGGTGAGAAAAGACAATATGTGTAG
- a CDS encoding CPBP family intramembrane metalloprotease, with protein MKEQSWGKIIAATLLGIVGLFSTQIILGFPLLPLFEYNQNLGVLVFVPLVNISVILIAYLIIRYFLKDSPSAYGLKRVSFNWKWVVLVTLLPLIVTAIIAILLGGKLGAIGTNFPFAETFVGGIIYTGFLGSVTEEVIFHALIYSLFRQKLSVWWAALVTAIIFALVHLPNDNANWTITTFSQFFFSAVAIAILFAYITESSDSIWNAAWGHVVWNIMVYFINISPKWQDNFLVNIIISKDVPLISGGEGGLTGSIITPLVCLLGSAAIAWRLKKQRI; from the coding sequence ATGAAAGAACAATCATGGGGAAAAATTATTGCGGCTACATTACTCGGAATTGTGGGATTATTTTCTACGCAAATTATTCTAGGTTTTCCGCTTTTACCATTATTCGAGTATAATCAAAATTTAGGTGTTCTTGTTTTTGTGCCGTTAGTTAATATTTCTGTTATATTAATAGCATATCTGATTATCCGATATTTTCTAAAAGATAGTCCGTCTGCTTATGGGCTAAAAAGAGTCAGTTTTAACTGGAAATGGGTTGTATTGGTCACTTTGCTACCACTTATTGTAACAGCTATCATTGCAATTTTACTTGGAGGTAAATTAGGAGCTATTGGCACGAACTTTCCATTTGCTGAAACTTTCGTCGGTGGAATTATTTATACTGGTTTTCTTGGTTCCGTAACGGAAGAAGTGATATTTCATGCTTTAATATATTCACTTTTTCGTCAAAAGCTATCAGTTTGGTGGGCTGCTTTGGTAACTGCGATAATCTTTGCGTTGGTACACTTACCAAACGACAATGCAAACTGGACAATTACCACCTTCTCTCAGTTTTTCTTTAGTGCAGTAGCCATAGCCATTCTCTTTGCATACATTACTGAAAGTTCTGATTCTATCTGGAATGCCGCTTGGGGACATGTGGTATGGAATATTATGGTATACTTCATTAATATCAGTCCCAAATGGCAGGATAATTTTCTAGTTAATATTATTATTTCAAAAGATGTTCCTTTAATCAGTGGAGGAGAGGGAGGTCTTACAGGTTCTATTATCACACCACTTGTTTGTCTTTTAGGTTCAGCGGCTATCGCATGGAGATTAAAGAAACAACGGATATGA
- a CDS encoding PLP-dependent aminotransferase family protein: protein MIIPIIKNSQQPLYIQVYLQLKQWIIDGTLPHHAPLPSKRQLAAENKISINTVMSAYEQLLTEGYIYSKERKGYFVASIDYQMVPKFPPLLPTHTTEINTTDTIDWSSSQVDATLFPHKLLKKIYQHLLEHDWQSFIKPSSIQGDDTLRNALQGYLTLSRGVPTQANQLILGPSSKYLLGILLQLMPDIQVVGIENPGYHQYLPLLSAKKLNIVPLPLDDDGLMSPQNDDIELIIVTPNHQFPTGHIMPLERRQQLLHWAYAKPNRWIIEDDYDSEYKYAGIPIPSLTQLDTKHRVIYMGSLSRTLASGYRVSFAALPEQLMQSFNEIKPTLSPTLNIITEKALTTFILEHHLEKHLNRSRIFYKKKRDTLMNAIYQVDTQAIITGYEAGLHILYRPSQAFDYHALMAKTKVAQINLTLLANYTLEPSEQHYQTLFLSYSHIPIEVIADEFYRLWQLINECLL, encoded by the coding sequence ATGATTATCCCAATAATAAAAAATAGTCAGCAACCACTTTATATACAAGTTTATCTTCAATTAAAGCAATGGATTATCGACGGAACACTCCCACATCATGCACCACTGCCGAGCAAACGGCAATTAGCTGCTGAAAATAAAATAAGCATTAATACTGTGATGAGTGCTTATGAACAATTACTGACAGAAGGTTATATCTACTCGAAAGAGCGTAAAGGATACTTTGTAGCGAGCATTGACTATCAAATGGTGCCAAAATTCCCTCCTTTGTTGCCAACACATACCACTGAAATCAATACAACGGACACGATTGATTGGTCTAGCAGTCAAGTTGACGCCACCTTATTCCCACATAAATTATTAAAAAAAATATATCAACATCTACTTGAACATGATTGGCAATCCTTTATCAAACCAAGTTCGATTCAAGGTGATGATACACTTCGTAATGCTTTACAAGGTTACTTAACCTTATCTCGTGGTGTTCCGACACAGGCAAATCAGCTTATTTTAGGACCAAGTTCAAAATATTTATTAGGCATTCTCTTACAATTAATGCCCGATATTCAAGTCGTCGGTATCGAAAATCCAGGGTATCATCAATATTTGCCCTTATTATCAGCAAAGAAACTGAACATTGTTCCTTTGCCTTTAGATGATGACGGATTAATGTCCCCACAAAATGATGACATTGAACTTATTATTGTAACGCCTAATCATCAATTTCCCACCGGGCATATTATGCCCCTTGAAAGACGGCAACAGCTTTTACATTGGGCATACGCTAAGCCGAATCGTTGGATTATTGAAGATGACTATGATAGCGAGTACAAATACGCAGGCATTCCTATTCCTTCACTGACGCAACTCGATACAAAACATCGTGTCATCTATATGGGCAGCCTATCACGTACATTAGCATCTGGCTATCGTGTCAGTTTTGCTGCTCTGCCGGAACAACTCATGCAGTCATTTAACGAGATAAAACCCACACTATCCCCCACGCTAAATATTATTACGGAAAAAGCATTAACCACCTTTATTTTGGAACACCATTTAGAAAAACACCTAAATCGTTCACGCATATTTTACAAAAAGAAACGTGATACTTTAATGAATGCCATTTATCAAGTGGATACACAAGCCATAATTACTGGGTACGAAGCAGGATTACATATTTTATATCGCCCTAGTCAAGCATTTGACTACCATGCATTAATGGCTAAAACAAAAGTTGCTCAAATCAACCTAACCTTACTCGCAAACTATACGCTTGAACCTAGTGAACAACATTATCAAACCTTGTTTCTCAGCTATTCTCATATACCAATTGAAGTCATTGCAGATGAATTTTACCGTTTATGGCAATTAATCAACGAATGTCTACTCTAA
- a CDS encoding bifunctional hydroxymethylpyrimidine kinase/phosphomethylpyrimidine kinase encodes MEPVLIVNDLPGSGQVAGMIAQSILTAAGFNTAWIPTLLLSHHTGNGPVVRHELHDDFSRILIHWQQQNQPFSAYVTGYFSNARQIDDFVTFIRTNKQSRPLIVDPVMADNGKFYQGFDEQLLSSMRQLIQVATIVLPNVTEACLLTNYAYPKQLDEVFIQQLLVKMKEIGAKQTLLTGVETVEYPNQIGFYYLTDDEQLIGIRHDKAKQHYFGTGDLTTALLASAWLHQLELDEIVLRLADWLPLAITQTNDNRKEINFLPVMRAIMNFFVNRRE; translated from the coding sequence ATGGAGCCAGTATTAATTGTGAATGATTTGCCAGGAAGTGGGCAAGTAGCTGGTATGATTGCACAATCGATTTTGACGGCTGCTGGCTTTAATACGGCATGGATTCCGACGCTACTATTGTCACATCATACTGGAAATGGGCCGGTAGTACGACATGAACTGCATGATGATTTCAGCCGAATACTCATTCATTGGCAACAACAAAATCAACCATTTTCAGCTTATGTGACAGGGTATTTTTCCAATGCGAGACAAATTGATGATTTTGTTACCTTTATTAGAACCAATAAGCAATCACGACCATTGATAGTCGACCCAGTCATGGCAGATAATGGGAAATTTTATCAGGGTTTTGATGAACAGCTATTGTCAAGTATGCGTCAATTGATTCAAGTAGCGACAATCGTTTTGCCGAATGTAACGGAGGCTTGTTTATTAACGAATTATGCGTATCCAAAACAATTAGATGAAGTATTTATTCAGCAGTTATTAGTGAAGATGAAAGAGATTGGTGCAAAACAAACCTTGTTAACCGGTGTGGAGACCGTTGAATATCCCAATCAAATCGGTTTTTATTATTTGACAGATGATGAGCAATTAATTGGTATTCGGCATGATAAGGCTAAGCAACACTATTTTGGTACTGGTGATTTGACAACGGCTCTTTTAGCGAGTGCTTGGCTACATCAGTTGGAGTTAGATGAAATTGTGCTGCGATTAGCAGACTGGTTACCATTAGCTATTACGCAAACGAATGATAATCGAAAAGAAATTAATTTTTTACCGGTTATGCGAGCTATAATGAATTTTTTTGTAAATAGGAGAGAGTAA